Proteins encoded within one genomic window of Pararhizobium capsulatum DSM 1112:
- a CDS encoding SRPBCC family protein, whose amino-acid sequence MDARAEYVPADKANLVLKRTFDAPVALVYKVWTDPYHLAQWWGPHGYTTPVCEVDLRPGGIIRLHMEGADGVRNPSNGVVREVVENERFAFTTTWDDDTGAQMIELLNTVTFQAIGDRTEMTLHTQVLKITRELVPELDGGMEEGWSQSLEKMATVIANLS is encoded by the coding sequence ATGGACGCCCGAGCTGAATATGTGCCTGCCGACAAGGCCAATCTTGTCTTGAAACGGACCTTCGACGCGCCCGTTGCGCTGGTCTACAAGGTCTGGACCGACCCGTATCACCTCGCGCAATGGTGGGGCCCGCATGGCTACACAACGCCGGTCTGCGAAGTCGACTTGAGACCAGGTGGCATTATCCGGCTGCACATGGAAGGTGCCGACGGCGTGCGCAATCCTTCCAACGGCGTCGTCAGGGAGGTGGTTGAAAACGAGCGTTTCGCCTTCACGACCACCTGGGACGACGATACGGGCGCGCAGATGATCGAGTTGCTCAACACGGTGACGTTTCAGGCGATCGGCGACCGGACGGAGATGACGCTTCATACCCAGGTGTTGAAGATCACCAGGGAATTGGTGCCGGAGCTTGACGGCGGCATGGAAGAGGGCTGGAGCCAGAGCCTCGAAAA
- the gltX gene encoding glutamate--tRNA ligase: MTDRPVRVRIAPSPTGEPHIGTAYIALFNYLFAKKHGGEFILRIEDTDATRSTPEFETKVLDALKWCGLEWSEGPDIGGPYGPYRQSDRKDLYLPYVEKIIENGHGFRCFCTPERLTEMREAQRAAGKPPKYDGLCLTLSAEEVTTRMAAGEPTVVRMKIPTEGSCKFVDGVYGPVDIPWDAVDMQVLLKADGMPTYHMANVVDDHLMKITHVARGEEWLSSVPKHILIYQYLSLEPPVFMHLSLMRNADKSKLSKRKNPTSISYYSALGYLPEAVMNFLGLFFMQIAEGEELLTMDQLAEKFDPENLSKAGAIFDIQKLDWLNGRWLREGLSEEEFRGRVLAWAMENDRINQGLKLSQSRITKLGDLPDLAGFLFKSDLGLDASSFAKVKSSPEELVAIFNEVQPSLEKILEWNVEAIEAELRAVADRLEKKLKVVVAPLFIAVSGSSRSLPLFDSMAILGRSVVRQRLKVAGQVVASMAGSGK; this comes from the coding sequence ATGACCGACAGACCAGTCCGGGTGCGCATCGCACCTTCCCCCACCGGCGAACCCCATATCGGCACCGCCTACATCGCGCTCTTCAACTACCTCTTTGCCAAAAAGCACGGTGGCGAGTTCATCCTGCGCATTGAGGACACCGACGCGACCCGTTCGACGCCGGAATTCGAGACGAAGGTGCTGGATGCGCTGAAATGGTGCGGGCTCGAATGGTCGGAAGGCCCTGATATTGGCGGCCCTTACGGTCCTTATCGCCAGAGCGACCGCAAGGACCTCTACCTGCCCTACGTCGAGAAGATCATCGAAAACGGCCATGGCTTCCGTTGCTTCTGCACACCTGAACGCTTGACGGAAATGCGCGAAGCTCAGCGCGCCGCCGGCAAGCCGCCGAAATATGACGGTCTTTGCCTGACGCTTTCGGCCGAAGAGGTAACGACCCGCATGGCCGCCGGCGAACCGACCGTCGTGCGCATGAAGATCCCGACCGAAGGCTCCTGCAAGTTCGTCGATGGTGTTTATGGCCCCGTCGATATTCCGTGGGACGCGGTCGATATGCAGGTCCTGCTCAAGGCCGACGGCATGCCGACCTATCACATGGCCAATGTGGTTGATGACCATCTGATGAAGATCACCCATGTGGCGCGCGGTGAGGAATGGCTGTCCTCAGTGCCCAAACATATCCTGATCTACCAGTATCTCAGCCTCGAGCCGCCGGTGTTCATGCACCTGTCGTTGATGCGCAATGCCGACAAGTCGAAGCTGTCGAAGCGTAAGAACCCGACCTCGATTTCCTACTACTCCGCCCTCGGCTACCTGCCGGAAGCGGTTATGAACTTCCTCGGCCTGTTCTTCATGCAGATCGCCGAAGGCGAAGAGCTGCTGACCATGGACCAGCTCGCCGAAAAGTTCGATCCGGAAAACCTGTCCAAGGCCGGCGCGATCTTCGATATCCAGAAGCTCGATTGGCTAAACGGCCGCTGGCTGCGCGAAGGTCTTTCGGAAGAGGAATTCCGTGGCCGCGTTCTCGCCTGGGCAATGGAAAACGACCGTATCAACCAGGGCCTCAAGCTGTCGCAGTCGCGCATCACCAAACTTGGTGATCTGCCCGACCTCGCGGGCTTCCTGTTCAAATCCGATCTCGGCCTTGATGCGTCTTCCTTCGCCAAGGTGAAATCCTCGCCGGAAGAACTGGTTGCGATCTTCAACGAGGTACAGCCGTCGCTGGAAAAGATCCTCGAATGGAATGTCGAGGCCATCGAAGCCGAACTGCGCGCCGTCGCCGACCGCCTGGAAAAAAAGCTGAAGGTGGTTGTCGCGCCGCTGTTCATCGCCGTTTCCGGCTCGTCGCGTTCGCTGCCGCTGTTTGATTCAATGGCCATTCTCGGCCGTTCTGTCGTGCGCCAGCGCCTGAAGGTCGCCGGCCAGGTCGTGGCCTCCATGGCCGGCAGTGGAAAGTAA
- a CDS encoding efflux transporter outer membrane subunit: MKTIKVLLPLSLLLLSGCTVGPDYQKPDASVPGKFSQGSQASADNVTLSPWWQAFRDAKLNSLITQGMNENLDVQQALERIIEARANVVVAASGGLPQINAGAAATAQGSDGSYLRKSTGRDHNETKTLTAGGDASWLIDLFGQYRRATESAEASLDASYDDVNVARVAYLSDLTTSYIEARYNQEALALQRKNLESRRETLKLTNDIKAAGAASSLDVVQAEGLVNTTLAEIPGYEAGFHQAANHIATLLGLPATSVTSGLIKGASQPWPRYNTKIGVPADLIRNRPDIRRAERLLAAQTAAIGVAEAQLYPSLSLGGTIDATRTISTIVGGVGAWSFGPSLSIPIFSGGRLKANVDIEKSGAQQQYLAWKQTVLNAVEEVENSLIGLQKNYETVAALRKVVDSYEEALNLARESYKGGATSLLDVLDAERNLALSRVSLAASIRNLANNYVALNVAIGGGSSVDTPTKEVASQ, encoded by the coding sequence ATGAAAACTATCAAAGTGCTCCTTCCCTTGAGCCTTCTTCTGCTTTCCGGCTGCACTGTCGGACCCGACTACCAGAAGCCGGATGCAAGCGTTCCAGGCAAGTTTTCGCAAGGCAGCCAGGCAAGCGCTGATAACGTGACCCTTTCGCCCTGGTGGCAAGCCTTTCGCGATGCAAAGCTGAATTCGCTCATAACCCAGGGCATGAACGAAAACCTTGACGTCCAGCAGGCGCTGGAGCGGATTATCGAGGCTCGCGCCAATGTCGTCGTAGCAGCCTCCGGCGGCTTGCCGCAGATCAATGCGGGCGCCGCGGCGACGGCTCAGGGCTCCGACGGCTCCTACCTTCGCAAGAGCACGGGCCGCGACCATAACGAAACCAAGACCCTCACGGCAGGCGGCGATGCATCCTGGCTGATCGATCTCTTCGGACAGTATCGTCGCGCAACGGAGAGCGCCGAAGCCTCTCTCGATGCGTCCTACGATGACGTCAACGTGGCACGGGTGGCCTATCTGTCCGACCTGACGACGTCCTACATCGAGGCGCGATACAATCAGGAAGCCCTGGCGCTGCAGCGCAAGAACCTCGAATCCCGCCGCGAAACCCTCAAGCTGACCAACGACATCAAGGCCGCAGGCGCTGCGTCGAGCCTCGACGTTGTTCAGGCCGAAGGCCTCGTCAACACCACGTTGGCTGAAATTCCGGGTTATGAGGCTGGCTTCCATCAGGCTGCCAATCATATCGCGACGTTGCTCGGCCTGCCCGCAACCTCGGTGACATCAGGGCTGATCAAGGGTGCGTCGCAGCCTTGGCCGCGTTACAACACCAAGATCGGCGTCCCGGCGGACCTCATTCGCAATCGACCCGACATTCGCCGCGCTGAACGCCTTCTCGCCGCACAAACAGCTGCGATCGGCGTTGCCGAAGCACAGCTCTATCCGAGCCTGTCGCTCGGCGGCACGATCGATGCAACCCGGACGATCTCAACCATTGTGGGCGGCGTCGGCGCCTGGTCGTTTGGTCCAAGCCTCTCCATCCCGATCTTTAGCGGCGGCCGCCTGAAGGCGAATGTCGATATCGAAAAGTCGGGTGCCCAGCAGCAGTATCTCGCCTGGAAGCAGACGGTTCTGAACGCTGTCGAAGAGGTCGAGAACTCCTTGATCGGCCTGCAGAAGAACTACGAAACCGTTGCAGCCCTGCGCAAGGTGGTCGATTCCTACGAAGAGGCCCTCAACCTCGCACGCGAAAGCTATAAGGGCGGCGCCACCTCGCTGCTCGACGTTCTCGACGCCGAACGCAACCTCGCTCTCTCGCGCGTTTCGCTGGCTGCAAGCATCCGCAATCTGGCCAACAACTACGTTGCCCTCAACGTGGCGATCGGCGGCGGTTCTTCGGTTGACACGCCAACCAAGGAAGTTGCTTCTCAGTAA
- a CDS encoding NAD(P)/FAD-dependent oxidoreductase yields the protein MARIGITGAGIIGCATAVHLIEKGHDVTVFEKDIAGLPASVGNAGILALPEIDPLARPDMIFAAPKWLADPLGPLTLRWQDLLSLTPWLLAFLIASRTGQVERSKAALLTLMRDALDAHENLAALAGISGHMKRSGALTIFDSQSALDAAFPHEQKNAALLGHEVEKLDLAAARAQVPALEGNFAGGIFSSGYQTFLDPLALLRTLQAFVRERGRLVEGEVTGIIQQANGIRFSTAVGETEDFDKAVIASGVWSRNLVRSLGLNVLLETERGYNTTFTDPGITLELPVFFSEHGFVATPLRNALRVGGAVELARPEAPANFARASAMRQKMRRYVPSLPESGGAEWMGRRPSTPDSIPVISLHPSDPRIAMAFGHGHLGLTLSAITGRSVANLLDTGEQSHLAPFSIRRFQ from the coding sequence ATGGCACGCATAGGAATTACGGGCGCGGGGATCATTGGATGCGCGACAGCCGTTCACCTGATCGAGAAGGGGCATGATGTTACCGTCTTCGAAAAGGATATCGCCGGCCTGCCCGCGTCCGTCGGCAATGCGGGTATTCTCGCCCTCCCAGAGATCGATCCGCTCGCCCGCCCCGATATGATCTTCGCTGCACCGAAATGGCTGGCAGATCCGCTCGGGCCACTGACGCTGCGCTGGCAGGATCTGCTGTCGCTCACGCCGTGGCTCCTCGCCTTCCTGATTGCATCGCGAACGGGGCAGGTCGAACGATCCAAGGCAGCACTCCTCACCTTGATGCGCGATGCACTCGACGCCCATGAAAATCTGGCCGCTTTGGCGGGCATTTCAGGCCACATGAAAAGAAGCGGTGCGCTGACGATCTTCGACAGCCAGAGCGCACTCGATGCCGCCTTTCCGCACGAGCAGAAAAATGCGGCTTTGCTCGGCCACGAAGTCGAGAAACTTGACCTCGCAGCAGCGCGCGCGCAGGTGCCTGCGCTGGAAGGCAATTTTGCCGGCGGGATTTTCTCTTCCGGCTACCAGACTTTTCTCGATCCGCTCGCCTTGCTCCGCACCCTGCAGGCTTTTGTGCGGGAGCGTGGACGCCTTGTCGAAGGTGAAGTGACCGGCATTATCCAGCAGGCGAATGGCATCCGCTTTTCGACGGCCGTCGGCGAGACCGAGGATTTCGACAAGGCCGTGATCGCCTCCGGCGTCTGGTCACGCAATCTGGTGCGCAGCCTTGGCCTCAACGTGCTTCTGGAAACCGAACGCGGTTACAACACGACGTTCACGGACCCCGGCATCACGCTCGAACTGCCGGTCTTCTTCTCCGAACATGGTTTCGTCGCAACACCGCTCAGGAACGCGCTGCGCGTCGGCGGCGCCGTCGAGCTTGCCCGCCCGGAAGCGCCTGCGAATTTTGCGCGCGCGTCCGCGATGCGTCAGAAGATGCGCCGCTATGTACCAAGCTTGCCCGAAAGCGGGGGAGCCGAATGGATGGGCCGGCGTCCTTCAACGCCGGATTCTATCCCGGTGATCAGTCTGCACCCCTCCGACCCACGCATCGCCATGGCCTTCGGCCACGGTCACCTGGGACTGACCCTCTCCGCCATCACCGGGCGCAGCGTCGCCAACCTTCTTGATACTGGCGAGCAGAGCCATCTGGCTCCCTTCAGCATTCGCCGCTTCCAATAA
- the lysS gene encoding lysine--tRNA ligase yields the protein MTDKTETALSSDVTEVRAQKLKMLREQIGDVYPAHFHRTITNGELAEKYESLEPDTETQDIVTVAGRVYSSRNSGMFVDIRDASGKIQIFSHKDTTPEEARALLPMIDIGDIIGVTGVVRRTKRGELTINAREITMLTKSLLPMPEKWHGLSDIELRYRKRHLDIMTNDDSKLRFQQRSKIVSGIRRFMENDGFMEVETPMLHSVYGGATAEPFKTHHNTLKLDMYLRIAPELFLKRTLVSGLTDKVFEINRNFRNEGVSTRHNPEFTMMECYWAYADYEDIMDLVERLFSELAMKIHGSTEFAFGDKEISFKGPFKRVPMPDAVKEATGIDFLAIKSDEEARAAAKAAGFAVEKDWTWGECLAFIFEEKVEPTLIQPSHVTHFPKDISPFAKEVPGEPRLVERFETYCNTWELGNAFSELNDPEEQRARMVDQLEQAHARGEKDKQLDDEFLDAIDQGMPPAGGLGIGVDRLIMLLTNSPSIRDIILFPARRAKAD from the coding sequence ATGACAGACAAGACCGAAACCGCCCTTTCCTCCGACGTCACGGAAGTTCGCGCCCAGAAGCTGAAGATGCTGCGCGAGCAGATCGGCGACGTCTATCCGGCGCATTTCCACCGCACGATCACCAATGGCGAGCTGGCCGAGAAATACGAGAGCCTTGAGCCGGACACCGAGACACAGGACATCGTCACCGTCGCCGGCCGCGTCTATTCCTCGCGCAATTCCGGCATGTTCGTGGACATCCGTGACGCCTCGGGCAAGATCCAGATCTTCAGCCACAAGGACACGACACCGGAAGAAGCCCGCGCGCTTCTGCCGATGATCGATATCGGCGACATAATCGGCGTGACGGGTGTCGTGCGCCGCACCAAGCGCGGCGAGCTGACGATCAACGCACGTGAGATCACCATGCTGACCAAGTCGCTGCTGCCGATGCCGGAAAAGTGGCATGGCCTTTCCGACATCGAGCTGCGCTATCGCAAGCGTCACCTCGACATCATGACCAATGACGATTCGAAGCTCCGGTTCCAGCAACGCTCGAAGATCGTTTCCGGCATTCGCCGGTTCATGGAAAACGACGGCTTCATGGAAGTCGAGACACCGATGCTGCATTCGGTCTATGGCGGGGCCACCGCCGAGCCGTTCAAGACGCATCACAACACGCTGAAGCTCGATATGTACCTGCGCATCGCGCCGGAACTGTTTTTGAAGCGCACTCTGGTTTCGGGTCTCACCGACAAGGTGTTCGAGATCAACCGCAACTTCCGCAACGAAGGCGTCTCCACCCGGCACAATCCCGAATTCACGATGATGGAGTGCTACTGGGCCTATGCCGATTACGAGGACATCATGGACCTCGTCGAACGGCTGTTCTCTGAGCTGGCGATGAAGATCCACGGTTCGACGGAATTTGCCTTCGGCGACAAGGAAATCTCCTTCAAGGGCCCGTTCAAGCGGGTGCCGATGCCGGATGCGGTCAAGGAAGCGACCGGCATCGACTTCCTCGCCATCAAGTCGGATGAGGAAGCCCGCGCTGCCGCCAAGGCCGCCGGCTTTGCCGTCGAGAAGGACTGGACCTGGGGCGAATGCCTAGCCTTCATCTTTGAAGAGAAGGTCGAGCCGACCCTTATCCAGCCGTCGCACGTCACCCATTTCCCGAAGGATATCTCGCCCTTTGCCAAGGAGGTGCCGGGCGAACCGCGTCTCGTCGAACGTTTCGAGACCTATTGCAACACCTGGGAACTCGGCAACGCCTTCTCCGAGCTGAACGACCCTGAAGAGCAGCGCGCCCGCATGGTCGACCAGCTCGAACAGGCCCATGCCCGCGGCGAGAAGGACAAGCAGCTTGACGACGAATTCCTCGACGCGATCGACCAGGGCATGCCACCGGCTGGCGGTCTCGGCATCGGCGTCGATCGCCTGATCATGCTGCTCACCAATTCCCCGTCGATCCGCGATATCATCCTGTTCCCGGCGCGCCGCGCCAAGGCTGATTGA
- a CDS encoding cisplatin damage response ATP-dependent DNA ligase, with protein sequence MRAFAELLDRLVLTPQRNAKIKLMADYFRSAPDPNRGYALASLSGTLTLNTVKPQLLKQLVLERMDEVLFQYSYDYVGDLAETISLVWEPDTQTTNEASDLSPGAIVHRLQSASRADVHGVVRSLLDQLDGSSRFAFLKLITGGMRIGVSARLVKQALADMGGVDVVEIETLWHGLQPPYLDLFQWLDGKSEKPALSMPAVFHSVMLATPLTETDVAALNPRHFAAEWKWDGIRVQFANLAGTRRLYSRSGDDISGAFPDILEAATFEGIIDGELLVGGTMRTNRATRSFSDLQQRLNRKMVTRKMLEEYPAFIRGYDLLFSGEQDIRAENFIDRREKLADLINAAPPDRFDLSPLVPFDTWEELDALRRAPPDPVIEGIMLKRLDSPYTAGRTKGPWFKWKRDPYNIDAVLMYAQRGHGKRSSYYSDFTFGVWTEKDGADALVPVGKAYFGFTDAELEVLDRYVRENTIERFGPVRSLRAEPDHGFVVEVAFEGINFSTRHKSGVAMRFPRIARLRQDKLPGEADRLETLLAMIAPADEA encoded by the coding sequence ATGCGCGCCTTTGCCGAACTCCTCGACCGGCTCGTGCTGACCCCGCAGCGCAACGCCAAGATCAAGCTGATGGCGGACTATTTCCGCTCCGCCCCCGACCCCAACCGCGGTTACGCACTCGCATCACTGTCGGGCACGCTGACGCTCAACACCGTCAAGCCGCAGTTGTTGAAGCAACTCGTTCTGGAACGCATGGACGAGGTTCTCTTCCAGTATTCCTACGACTATGTCGGCGATCTCGCCGAAACCATATCGCTCGTCTGGGAACCGGATACACAAACGACAAATGAAGCCTCTGACCTTTCACCCGGTGCGATCGTCCACAGACTGCAATCGGCAAGCCGCGCCGACGTGCATGGCGTGGTACGTTCCCTGCTCGACCAGCTCGACGGCTCGAGCCGCTTCGCCTTCCTGAAGCTCATCACCGGCGGCATGCGCATCGGCGTCTCCGCCCGATTGGTGAAGCAAGCCCTGGCCGATATGGGCGGTGTCGATGTCGTGGAGATCGAAACGCTATGGCATGGTCTGCAACCACCCTATCTGGATCTTTTCCAATGGCTGGATGGCAAGAGCGAAAAACCGGCTCTCTCCATGCCCGCCGTCTTCCATTCGGTCATGCTGGCAACACCGCTGACCGAAACCGACGTCGCCGCATTAAATCCGAGACACTTCGCCGCCGAATGGAAATGGGATGGCATCCGTGTGCAATTCGCCAATCTCGCCGGCACGCGACGCCTCTATTCCCGCTCCGGCGACGACATTTCCGGCGCCTTTCCGGATATCCTCGAAGCCGCGACCTTCGAGGGCATCATCGACGGCGAGCTTCTGGTCGGCGGAACGATGCGAACCAACCGTGCAACCCGTAGCTTCTCCGATCTGCAGCAACGCCTGAACCGCAAGATGGTCACCCGCAAGATGCTGGAAGAATATCCCGCCTTCATCCGCGGCTACGATCTCCTGTTTTCCGGAGAGCAGGATATTCGAGCTGAAAACTTCATCGACAGGCGCGAAAAACTGGCCGATCTGATCAATGCCGCACCACCCGATCGCTTCGATCTTTCGCCGCTGGTGCCATTTGATACCTGGGAAGAACTCGATGCCCTTCGGCGGGCGCCGCCCGATCCTGTCATCGAAGGCATCATGTTGAAGCGACTGGATTCACCCTATACCGCCGGCCGCACCAAAGGGCCGTGGTTCAAGTGGAAAAGAGACCCCTATAACATCGATGCCGTCCTGATGTATGCCCAGCGCGGCCATGGCAAGCGATCGAGTTACTATTCGGATTTCACCTTCGGCGTCTGGACGGAGAAGGATGGGGCTGACGCACTGGTCCCCGTCGGCAAGGCCTATTTCGGCTTCACCGATGCCGAGCTCGAAGTTCTCGACCGCTACGTTCGCGAAAACACGATCGAGCGTTTCGGCCCCGTGCGTTCGCTGCGGGCCGAACCGGACCACGGCTTCGTCGTCGAGGTCGCCTTCGAAGGCATTAATTTCTCCACCCGCCACAAGTCTGGCGTCGCCATGCGTTTTCCCCGCATCGCCCGACTGAGACAGGACAAGCTGCCAGGGGAAGCCGACCGGCTGGAAACATTGCTGGCCATGATTGCGCCTGCGGACGAGGCGTGA
- a CDS encoding ligase-associated DNA damage response exonuclease, translated as MKPEALLYSTPKGLYCERGDFYIDPVQPVDRALITHGHADHARSGHARVLATRETLDIMGIRYGENFCGSAQSITLGESLSLGGVEVSFHPAGHVLGSAQILVEAEGTRIVASGDYKRRRDPTCLPFEPIPCDVFITEATFALPVFHHPDDKGEIIKLLTSLTQFPERAHLVGAYALGKAQRVIALLRETGYHAPIYIHGALAKLCTYYEERGVALGDLRPATIDNSDRQSFAGAVVIGPPSAFADRWARRFPDPVAIFASGWMLVRQRAKQRGVELPMIISDHCDWPELLATINEIAPSQVWVTHGREEALVRWCELQGIPARPLHLIGYEDEGD; from the coding sequence ATGAAACCGGAAGCGCTTCTCTACTCCACGCCCAAGGGCCTCTATTGCGAGAGGGGCGATTTCTATATCGATCCGGTCCAGCCGGTCGACCGGGCATTGATCACCCATGGCCACGCCGACCATGCCCGCTCCGGCCACGCCCGCGTGCTCGCGACCCGCGAGACGCTGGATATCATGGGCATCCGCTACGGCGAGAATTTCTGCGGTAGCGCGCAGAGCATTACGCTTGGAGAGAGCCTGTCGCTCGGCGGCGTCGAGGTCAGCTTCCATCCCGCCGGCCATGTGCTCGGCTCGGCGCAGATCCTCGTCGAAGCCGAAGGTACCCGGATCGTTGCCTCCGGTGACTACAAGCGGCGGCGAGACCCGACCTGCCTGCCGTTCGAACCGATCCCTTGCGATGTCTTCATCACTGAAGCGACATTCGCCCTTCCCGTCTTTCATCATCCCGACGACAAAGGCGAGATCATCAAGCTCCTGACGTCGCTTACGCAGTTCCCTGAACGCGCCCATCTGGTCGGCGCCTACGCTCTCGGCAAGGCCCAACGCGTCATCGCGCTGCTCCGCGAAACGGGGTATCACGCGCCCATCTACATCCACGGCGCACTTGCCAAGCTCTGCACCTATTATGAAGAACGTGGTGTTGCGCTGGGTGACCTGCGCCCCGCCACCATCGACAACAGTGACCGCCAATCCTTTGCCGGTGCCGTGGTCATTGGCCCGCCCTCGGCCTTTGCCGACCGCTGGGCGCGGCGTTTTCCCGATCCGGTCGCCATCTTCGCCTCCGGCTGGATGCTGGTGCGCCAGCGGGCCAAGCAGCGCGGTGTCGAACTGCCGATGATCATTTCCGATCATTGCGACTGGCCGGAACTTCTCGCCACCATCAACGAAATCGCACCGTCACAAGTCTGGGTCACCCACGGCCGGGAAGAGGCGCTGGTGCGTTGGTGCGAACTGCAGGGCATTCCCGCCCGCCCGTTGCATCTCATCGGCTATGAAGACGAGGGCGATTGA
- a CDS encoding nucleoside hydrolase, whose amino-acid sequence MHKVIFDTDPGVDDAMALLFLHHHPDIDLIGITSVFGNASIETTTRNALFLKQAWNIDAPVAKGANETYNPNRPHVDWPAFIHGDDGLGNIGVPETVDIPCDSRPAHRFIIEMVRANPGEVTIVAVGRMTNLAIALREDPEIASLVKAVVIMGGAFDRPGNITPAAEANIHGDPEAADVVMTAPWPVTVIGLDVTVQTVMTRSLLADIVAAGGPRARLLSDISQFYIDFYENHVKDGMVVHDSCACVYVVAPELFRTRSGPIRVICGGIADGQTIQKPDSQIFPPNDWDNLPSQQVCIAVDPKGVLDLIAGTLSAYPNA is encoded by the coding sequence ATGCATAAGGTAATTTTCGATACGGATCCCGGCGTCGATGACGCAATGGCGCTTCTGTTTCTGCACCACCATCCTGACATCGACCTGATCGGTATCACCAGTGTTTTCGGTAATGCCTCGATCGAAACCACGACGCGCAATGCCCTTTTCCTGAAGCAGGCCTGGAATATCGATGCCCCCGTCGCCAAGGGCGCCAACGAGACCTACAATCCGAACCGCCCCCATGTGGACTGGCCGGCGTTCATCCACGGAGACGATGGCCTCGGCAATATCGGTGTCCCCGAAACGGTCGATATCCCCTGCGATTCCCGCCCGGCACACCGTTTCATCATCGAGATGGTGCGCGCCAATCCCGGTGAAGTGACCATTGTTGCCGTCGGACGCATGACCAATCTGGCCATTGCACTGCGCGAAGACCCCGAGATTGCCAGCCTCGTCAAGGCTGTCGTCATCATGGGCGGCGCCTTCGACCGGCCGGGCAACATCACGCCCGCTGCCGAAGCCAATATCCATGGCGATCCGGAAGCTGCTGACGTCGTGATGACCGCGCCCTGGCCTGTTACCGTGATCGGGCTCGATGTTACGGTCCAGACCGTAATGACCCGCAGCCTGCTGGCCGACATCGTCGCCGCAGGTGGGCCGCGCGCCAGGCTGCTGTCGGACATCTCCCAGTTCTACATCGATTTCTACGAGAACCACGTCAAGGACGGCATGGTCGTGCATGACAGCTGCGCCTGCGTCTACGTCGTCGCGCCCGAACTTTTCCGCACGAGGAGCGGGCCAATCCGTGTCATCTGCGGCGGCATTGCCGATGGCCAGACGATCCAGAAGCCCGACAGCCAAATCTTCCCGCCGAATGATTGGGACAACTTGCCGAGCCAGCAGGTCTGCATCGCCGTCGATCCCAAGGGCGTTCTAGACCTGATTGCGGGAACCCTCTCGGCTTACCCGAACGCCTGA
- a CDS encoding ArsR/SmtB family transcription factor, translating into MSEECLTATFAALADPTRRAILARLAQGDASVNELAAPFEMSLPAVSKHLKVLERAGLISRGREAQWRPCRLETGPLKDLQGWLDNYRQFWDHSLDRLDLYLRKLQEGDGNGRPS; encoded by the coding sequence ATGAGCGAGGAATGTCTCACCGCGACTTTTGCCGCATTGGCCGATCCAACGCGGCGGGCGATCCTGGCGCGGCTTGCCCAGGGAGATGCCTCCGTCAACGAGCTGGCGGCACCTTTCGAGATGAGCTTGCCGGCCGTTTCGAAACACCTGAAAGTGCTGGAACGTGCCGGCCTCATCAGCCGCGGTCGCGAGGCGCAGTGGCGGCCCTGCCGTCTGGAGACGGGTCCGCTGAAGGACCTGCAGGGCTGGCTCGATAATTACAGGCAATTCTGGGATCACAGCCTTGATCGGCTCGATCTCTATCTTCGAAAACTACAGGAGGGAGACGGAAATGGACGCCCGAGCTGA